The Montipora capricornis isolate CH-2021 chromosome 1, ASM3666992v2, whole genome shotgun sequence genome contains a region encoding:
- the LOC138056792 gene encoding uncharacterized protein, translating to MASNIQWAASKELSLDGNKKPETITNDKGETTWTRTTQELRTAFQNYCNPRKNITFERHTRNQEQGETIDQNATELRKLASTCEFKDLRDGLIRDRMICGINNQTLRERLLRESDLTLEKALDICRASEHSKQQMKTISRTHNANIDALKRRTARNFANVTESPQAQANDQRTPCGNCDTYHKPRSCPAYGKQCASCSRLGHFAKFCRSTQRQQSRRSFYCTVSELFADNPGCETDIGGKSLDEHDRNLKLTLDRVKEIHMTLNKDKLKVRETELVYLGEKLTADGLKPDESQIQAIVKTLAYRTKLD from the exons ATGGCCTCAAACATACAATGGGCAGCATCAAAAGAGCTATCACTAGACGGCAAC AAAAAGCCAGAGACCATAACAAACGATAAAGGGGAGACAACGTGGACAAGAACCACCCAGGAACTGCGAACGGCGTTTCAAAACTACTGCAATCCTCGTAAGAACATTACATTTGAACGACACACCAGAAACCAGGAACAGGGTGAAACAATCGACCAGAATGCTACCGAACTCAGAAAGCTAGCATCTACATGTGAGTTCAAAGACCTCAGGGATGGTTTGATTCGAGATAGGATGATATGCGGTATCAACAACCAGACTTTACGCGAAAGACTGCTAAGAGAGTCAGATCTGACTCTAGAGAAGGCGCTAGACATTTGCAGAGCGTCAGAACACTCCAAACAACAAATGAAGACGATCTCTAGAACACATAATGCCAATATAGACGCACTGAAGAGAAGAACGGCGCGCAACTTTGCCAACGTAACAGAGTCGCCACAAGCGCAAGCCAACGACCAAAGAACGCCCTGTGGAAACTGTGACACGTACCACAAACCCCGTTCTTGCCCAGCGTACGGCAAACAATGCGCCAGCTGCTCGAGATTGGGACATTTTGCTAAGTTTTGCCGCTCAACTCAACGACAACAATCACGAA GAAGTTTTTATTGCACTGTTAGCGAATTATTTGCTGACAATCCTGGTTGCGAAACAGACATTGGGGGGAAAAGCCTTGACGAGCATGATCGAAATTTGAAGCTGACACTTGACAGAGTCAAGGAGATACACATGACACTAAACAAAGACAAGCTCAAAGTACGTGAAACAGAGTTAGTGTATCTTGGAGAGAAACTAACTGCAGATGGTCTGAAACCAGATGAGAGCCAGATACAGGCCATTGTTAAAACCCTGgcctatcgaacaaagttggattga